In the Burkholderia multivorans ATCC BAA-247 genome, CAGGAACGTCATCGCGCCGTTTTGCCCCGAGTCGCGCAGCGTGAATGGCCGCGGCTGCGCGAGGCGGATCGAGCCGAGCGACGGGACCGTGCGCGCGATCTGCTGCTCGCGCGCGAGACGCTCGGCTTTCGCGCGCTCGAGCTTCGTCGACGCGGCCGCTGCACTGCCGTCGCGCTGTGCCGCCGATTCCGCGCAGCCGCTGCAGAGCAGCGCAACGGCGAGCGCGCCACAGCCGAGCATGGTCGCTCGGCGCGGCGCTCGCGGCGCATCTGCGCGTGGCGAGCGCGACATCCAGTCGAAAATTGCCAAAGGCGTGCGATGGCCGCGCCGGACCGCATTCCGCATCGTCTGTCTCCCTGTCTTGTCATGATCGACGGCGGCACGCGTCCATGCGCGGCGCGGGCGTCGATGCCGTGCAGTCTGACATAGCCGGCTAGAGCGGCGTCACCAAACAACGCGCGCGGGCACGGCTTTCGCCGACGGACGGCCGCACAACGGGTTCGCGGCCGCAGCGCGCGAAAGTCAAACTGGCGTTTGGATTTCGATGCGGTGCCGTTGCGCGAGGCACGGGATAGAGTGAGTGGAACGCGTCGGTGCAGGCGTCAGAGAAGGGCGCGGCGGTGTGACGCTGCCAAGCGTTGGGCGAAAGCCGCGTAACGCGACGCGAGCCGGCGCGGCTGCGCAACGCCGTCGACGCGCGTGTTTCGATTAACGGCGCCGACGCAGGAAACTTTGCGGGAACATTCACAAAATGCATGCGACCCGTTCTAATCGGCCAAACTGTCTGTTATACTTTTGTGCTTTCGGGGCGTAGCGCAGCCTGGTAGCGTACCTGCATGGGGTGCAGGTGGTCGGAGGTTCAAATCCTCTCGCCCCGACCAGACAAGAACCCGCGTCAGTTCAAGCTGACGCGGGTTTTTTCTTGCCGGTCGCTTTTTTGCACAGTGCCGCGCGGCCCCGGTAAAATGCACGGTTGATCCACGGAAAGCGCCGTGATTTAGCGGAAGAGGATTCCCCGAACATGACTGATCTTCGTCTTACCATGCGGTTCGCTGCAGTGCTCGCCACCGGCGCGCTCGTCGCCGGTTGCGGTACGTCGTCGCCCACGAAAGTGGACTACAAGAGCGACTCGAAATCGAAGGAAGCGTCGCTTGCAGTGCCGCCCAACATGCTCGACGAGACGGCCGATCAGCGTTCGCTGCCTCCGCAGGGCGGCGCGACTTCCCTGTCTGCGCTGCAGCAGGTCCAGCAGGCTGCACCGGCCACGGACACCGTCGCGCCGGCCGTCGCCGACATGCGCATCCAGCGCGACGGCACCGAGAGCTGGCTCGTGATCGACGGCAAGAAGCCGGCCGACGTGTGGCCGCAGGTGCGCCGCTTCTGGCAGGAGCAGGGTTTCCTGCTCGTCGTCGACCAGCGCGACAAGGGCGTGATGGAAACGGACTGGAACGAGACGCGCCCGCAAATCAACGACGGCCTGATCCGCAGCGTGATCTCGAAGGCGATGGGCAACTCGTACGTGACGGCCGAGCGCAACAAGTACCGCACGCGTCTCGACGCGGCGCCGAACGGCGGCACCTACGTGTTCATCAGCCAGAAGGGGATGCGCGAAGCGCTCACCGGCGCGAACAACGATTCGAGCAAGTGGGAGCCGAAGCCGAACGATCCGGGCCTCGAAACCGAATACCTGAAGCGCCTGATGGCCGTGCTCGCGCAAAACGAGCAGCGTGCGAAGAACGGCGAGCCGCCGATCGCCAACATCAAGGAAGAGGCAGCGCCGAAGGACAAGAAGGACGCCGATGCGTCGTCGAAGGCGGCCGCCGCCATCGCCGCGCAGAACGTGTCGCGCACGTCGTCGCAGGGCGGCGATGCGAGCGCCGCCACGGTGCCGTCCGAGGTGACGCTCGGCGAACCGTACGATCGCTCCTGGCTGCATGTCGGCTTGGCGCTCGATCGCGCGAACTTCACGGTCGACGATCGCGATCGCACGCAGGGGCTGTATTTCGTGCGCTACGTCGATCCGAAGGATCTCAGCGCGGCCCAGCAAGGCTTCTGGAGCCAGCTGTTCCACGGCAAGAAGGAGAAGCAGGCGAAGCAGTATCGCGTCAACGTGAAGGCGCTGACGCCGGACGAGACGCGCGTCGCGGTCGTCGACGAGTCGGGCGCAATCGACACCTCGTCGCCCGCGCGCCAGATCATGGCACTGCTCGTGAATCAGCTGCGCTGACCGCACCACGCCCCCATGCAAAACCCGCCATCCGGCGGGTTTTTTTATGCGCGCGCGGACGTGCGGGACAGCGCACGGACACCTCGCGTGACGTTACGTAACGTTCCGGGCGTTACGGTGGCAGAACGCGTGTTACATCGTCACGGCCTAAAAATTTCCGCTTATAAATCAACGCAATAGTGGCCAATCCTCATCTGGCACGGAAGCTGCTTTGTATGTAGGGATTGTCAGAAAGGGGAGGACGGCGTCAGATGCCGGGCGCGCGTCGCGAACGCCCGATCAACGGTATCGACGCTGCCGATGCCGGTGCAATGCGCCGGCGACAACGATGACGATCCGCGCCCGCGCGCGGATCCCGATGGCCCCGTCGCCTATCCTCGTAGGGCGACGGTTTTGCCCGCGCTTCTCTGAAGCGCGGGCTATTTTTTTGGTCCGTCGCGATGTACGGCGCCCATACGGTCACCGTGCGATTCGCGTATTCTCGTCGTTTTCGGATTCGACGGAGTCGGTATGGCTGAAATTGCAGTGGTCGCGTTGATTGTCGCGAAGCCCGGCGCGGAAGAGAAACTGCGCGCGGTGCTCGAGCGTATCGTCGAGCCGACGCGCAACGAAGTCGGCGCGTTGCAATACGATCTGCATCGGGACCTGAAGGAGCCGGCCCGATTCGTCTTCATCGAACGATGGGAGAGCGAGGAGGCGCTGGCCGCCCATGCGCGTTCCGCGCATATCCTCGCGTATCGCGAGGCGGCCGCGGACTGGATCGAGCGTTCGGAAGTCCGCGTATTGTCGAAGCTTGCGTGAGCGAGCGGGGCGGCCGGCTGGCGCGGCCGCCGCGATGCGTCAGTGCGACGCGTTCGGCACGTCGAGGATCAGGATGATCGTCCAGTCGGCGTCGCCGTCGTGATGGTACTGGCGTTCCGCGACGATGAACGGCTGCTGCTTGCCTTGCGGGCCGAGGAACAGCACGTCGCCTTCCATCGGCAGGCACTCGATCGGCGGCAGTGCGAGGAACGCGTCGTCCGAGCCGCGCGGCATCAGTTGCTTGATCTTGCGAGTGGCGGCTTCGGTCCACTCGATGTCGAGTTGAATGTTGCTCATGCTGTCCTCCGCACCGGGGTGCGCACGGTTGGAAAAATTCGGTGCGCGACTTTAGCACAGCGCGCGGGCGCCGCAAGTAAAAAAGCCGAACCCGGTTGCCCGGATTCGGCTTTTCGCTTGTGCGGAGCCGCCGAACTTACTGGCTCGCAGCGTCTGCCGGCGCGGCCTTCTTGCCGGCCTTCTTCGCTGCCTTGTGGTGAGCAGCCTTCTTGCCGTGGTGATGCTCTTCGTGCATCGCCGGCTGCGCCGCTTCGGACGCTTGCTGCTGTTGCAGCGCCTGTGCGCGCTGCTCGATCTCGGCGATCTTGGCCGGATCGGTGATGGTCTTGATTTCCGTGCTCTCTTGCGCATACGCTGCGCCAGTCAGCGCCGACATCGC is a window encoding:
- a CDS encoding putative quinol monooxygenase, whose product is MAEIAVVALIVAKPGAEEKLRAVLERIVEPTRNEVGALQYDLHRDLKEPARFVFIERWESEEALAAHARSAHILAYREAAADWIERSEVRVLSKLA
- the bamC gene encoding outer membrane protein assembly factor BamC, producing MTDLRLTMRFAAVLATGALVAGCGTSSPTKVDYKSDSKSKEASLAVPPNMLDETADQRSLPPQGGATSLSALQQVQQAAPATDTVAPAVADMRIQRDGTESWLVIDGKKPADVWPQVRRFWQEQGFLLVVDQRDKGVMETDWNETRPQINDGLIRSVISKAMGNSYVTAERNKYRTRLDAAPNGGTYVFISQKGMREALTGANNDSSKWEPKPNDPGLETEYLKRLMAVLAQNEQRAKNGEPPIANIKEEAAPKDKKDADASSKAAAAIAAQNVSRTSSQGGDASAATVPSEVTLGEPYDRSWLHVGLALDRANFTVDDRDRTQGLYFVRYVDPKDLSAAQQGFWSQLFHGKKEKQAKQYRVNVKALTPDETRVAVVDESGAIDTSSPARQIMALLVNQLR